In Gymnogyps californianus isolate 813 chromosome 1, ASM1813914v2, whole genome shotgun sequence, the following are encoded in one genomic region:
- the ART4 gene encoding ecto-ADP-ribosyltransferase 4 isoform X2 — MFFTVSWVDSRMPVLLASLLLLISLQRLAVSHLMMDMALHSFDDQYLGCREQMMEELERGDYFQKEIAANKDYLSLWRKAQEAFLKSPVGLLREMHESHAIVLMAYTMNSSLHSQLNWATSTAGSSPEYYRHNYSFKYFHFYLTTAIQIMKQWQSSKESMGKRKCYRVYRGVKDLHIEAVIGSRVRFGRFTSTSRLWNEAQKFGNETLFMVTTCLGAAVQGFSYYTSEKEVLIPPYEMFLVKSFSWTQHGSQLQLHSVGNYSKYHCQLVEAAALQLRLEHSA; from the exons ATGTTCTTTACAGTGTCTTGGGTGGACTCTAGGATGCCAGTGCTGCTGGCCAGCCTTCTGTTGCTGATCTCCTTGCAAAGGCTG GCTGTGTCCCACCTCATGATGGATATGGCGCTGCATTCCTTTGATGACCAGTATCTGGGGTGCAGAGAGCAGATGATGGAAGAACTGGAGCGAGGAGACtatttccaaaaggaaataGCTGCTAACAAGGACTATTTGAGTCTCTGGAGGAAAGCTCAGGAAGCTTTCTTAAAGAGCCCTGTAGGTCTCCTGAGAGAGATGCATGAGAGCCATGCCATAGTCCTCATGGCTTACACCATGAACTCTTCCCTGCACTCTCAGCTGAACTGGGCCACATCTACAGCAGGAAGCTCTCCAGAGTACTACAGACACAACTacagtttcaaatattttcacttttacctAACGACTGCTATCCAGATAATGAAGCAGTGGCAGAGCAGCAAGGAGAGCATGGGGAAACGTAAGTGCTACCGGGTGTACAGGGGTGTGAAAGACTTACATATTGAGGCCGTGATAGGCAGCAGGGTGCGATTTGGCCGTTTCACCTCCACCTCCCGCCTCTGGAATGAAGCCCAGAAGTTTGGGAATGAAACTTTGTTCATGGTGACAACTtgcctgggagcagctgtgCAAGGCTTTTCTTACTACACATCTGAGAAGGAAGTCCTCATTCCCCCTTACGAGATGTTCCTTGTCAAAAGCTTCTCTTGGACACAGCATGGTagccagctgcagctgcattcTGTGGGGAACTACAGCAAGTACCACTGCCAGCTCGTGGAAG